The region GCAGCTGGATTGTCTGCAATTAATTTGGGATTCGTTAATCGatgcaaaaatgttttatacaatatgatGGATGTAGAAAAACTCTTGCTTGAATAGGGGCTTACCGATAGAGTATGAGATGGAACACTGAATATCATGGCTTCATTAAAAATAGGGCTCTTCTCGTTTTTCTTTGTAGtcgttttctttttattgattttcttgCCATGTTGCATCAAATAGACCTGTAATTTGCAATGTAATTAATTCCTCCGTTGCTTTCCGGATTTTGTTTATGCAAATTTGGGCGTGCAcagatgaaaaattaaattaacagttcCTTTTAATTGTACTTGCAgcttaaattgatttaaaatattttaatattcaacagTTTCCTGCACAATacccaattaaaattaattgaactagaagataaaataaagtaaaaagttgtcCGTAATTCtgtaaaactgtataaattaaaaaattaattcaatacttGTCCTCCaagatttccaattttattttaatttttaaatattgatcataatttgcataatttacgtaatttctataaaattgtatgtgatgaaatatataaattaccttaacAAAAGGCTCCCCAGAGTTCTGGTTTTGAAACTTCAAATTCCTCGCCTTAACCACAACAACCGTCAATCTTTCAGCCGTCGGCAAATAGCTCAGCGAAAACATGAGCTCTCCAAACTCGCTTCCTTTCTAAAATCAACACATAAACACCCccccaataatattaaaagctttaaGCTTACCTGACCCGTGTCCGTCAACGTGACCCAAGTGGTGACAGGCTGCCTCAAAATGATGTCCGCCAAACGAATCTCGCCCTCGCCGACCAGAGTGTGAGTGTGAGTGTCCGTCGTATAAACGTGAAATGAAAGTGTCTTCTGATTTTGCTCCCGCGGATTCAGGGTGAACAGGAACCGCTCCTTGTAGCTGGGAGTGTTGGAACAGCGATAAACTCTAGTTTGAATCGTCGCCTCGGTGTCCGGCAGCAAGGACACCCTCACGTACGAGTCCACGTCCCCATCTTGGGCTACGCCCTGCAACTCCTTCGCCTCCAACACGTTGACCACCAGATCGAAACACTCACtgcgaaaatataaaatttaaaactgccACAAGAAATCATAACCATCATCTTTATTTAACCCGAAAGATATTGGAAGCGACCAAGAGCGCGTCAATCAGGATCGTTCCCGTTCAATAAAGATAACGAGCCGTCAGGAATCCCTTCACTGAACCCGACATCGAGCTTCCCGGCCCCCTCACCTGTCATATTCCAGTCCGATGCAGAGATAGCCGGTGATATTGACGTCCTCGAGATCGCCCAGTGCCACAGACGTGTCCGAACATACGCTGTCACAAGATATAGCCCTCTTCAAAGCCATGGGTACAGTTTCAGCTTCATCGGCGGCGGGTGTAGCGCAGACTTCGCCTTCCTTTCCGGCTGAAATGTTCGGAGACGGTTCAGTTCAACACCTGGACCCATCCCCAATAGGGATTGGGATGGGAGCAATGTTCAAAGCGTGTCGACTGTTCGAGAGTGCAGGTTCAGACTGAATTGGTTCAGTTCTATGGTTACCAAGTCAACTTTCAAGGGTTGCTTGAGAAAACTGCTTCTGTTTATTGCCTGGCATGGTAACTGAATATTGTTTCAAAGCTTACTTGCACAATTTTATACcggtaatataattttgttttatgtttacaaAGGCGGTTCTGTTTAATGGATGACATGGTTACAATATTGTGCAATTTGCGAAACACTCAATATTGTAATCAAATAAGCAGTTTCCCTTTGCCTCGTTTCcctttaattttgattgaaataCCTCCGCAGCGGTTTCAAAGGAAGttcgaaaacaaaatttatgtaattgctTCTTTATTCCGTTCAATAAAAGCAACAAACAGACGCTCAAGTGCTCTCGCATTCGTCAACAGCCACTTACCGTGATTCGTCTTGAAGGAGAGGCTGGACGCGAGGGCCGGCGATGAGACCGAGGTGGTGTGCTGGGGCAGCGGAGCGGTCACATTCAAGGACTGGGCGGAGGGTGAGGGGGGTGGCGACAGGCATACCGGAAACGAGGACTGCGAGGCCAACGTGGCCACGTTCACGGAGGAGACTGGACGAGGTATCGGCGAGATGGAGGTCTTCTCGATACAGCCCGGCTCCTCCGaactgaaaataacaattgtGTTTGCTTGGTTACACGACAATTGTTTCTATGGCAaactaatttcattttggcAAATTTTCATGTATTCCATTGAATTAATTCGTTAGTCAATCATAAGTAAAATGTGAACATCGAATGTATGAGAAttgataattcataattttgggCATTTGtggttttaataacttttaacataaaataacctTCATAACTTGAACTTGGCTACTTTACATAATCCACCAAATTGTCCTAAGAAGATTATAAAACCAGTGACCCAAAAGTTTAAAAGCTAGTCCAGAACTATGTGAGGTCGCAGAAATTGACACGTGTCTCTAAGCTTGGTATATTTCagtcagaaataaaatatgaagaacAAAACTCTctcagtatttattatattaaacttaaatgttttgtattgtataaaacaagaaaatctttaaaatgatatttattaattgcatcaccaaaataaattcaaattaactgAAAGAAGgtgtgatatttttataataagttgCTTCGTAAAATGAATACTAATGTCCATTGTAAATTTCCATTTACATTCGAGTCgtgcaaattattaaaatttatcttatcCTCCTTTGTGTCTACAATATTGTATCATTCCCATTCTCTTTGACTGATACTTCGCAacataattgataataattgtgAGGTTTTAATGACAAACTAGTTATTAATTGTTGCCTAGTTTGATCTGTATATCTaagtaattaacttaaaataaatgtattaacatGAAACAACTTTCAAAGCACATCTTTTGCCACTTTCACCAAACTATCCTGAGAAGATTATAAAACCAGAAATAGGCCAACAAGTTTAAAAACTGGTCCAAAACTACGTGAGGCCGCAGAAATTGGCATGTGTCactaaattttgttacaaactaaatttatgtttgataaaactttatcagaaataatatatggagaacaaaaaaataagacTTGCTCAGTAATTAATGATGGttgtttagatattttaataatttagaggaattttttaatttttctcgaAACAAGAGCTTAAatatgaatgtttaaaatgtcaCTTCAAAGTTACATCTccagaaattcaaattaagtaaaaataggtatatttttatgataagtGGCTTTGTAAAATGAATGCTAATGtccatttaagttatttatatattaatcgtgcaaattattaaaattccattcTCATTCCCTTTAGTTGTTAATTTTGTAGTGgagcaaatttattttcgttattttgttcatttgtagtgttactgaaaaattaacttttaggaggtaattaactaaaaaacttttaacatgAAATGACTTTCACAGCTTCAACTTCAGCTCTTCACATAATACTCCAAATTATCCTAAGAAGATTATAAAACcacaaaatgtaacaaaagttTAAAAGCCAGTCCGAAACTATATGAGGCCGCAGTAATTGACACGTGTCTCTAAGCTCGGTTACAAACAaacttgatttaaatttacatgcaCTTCATGGAAATTCTCTTGTcagttagaaataaaatatgaagaacAAAAGTATGAGACTTGCTCGGTAATCGATAATGGTTgcttagatatttattatttgttcttaaaatataagattcttgaatataaatctttaaaatgataCTTGATTCATCCCCagaagaaattcaaatttctaatGTTTATTACACATTCTAATTTACCTTCAAGtcgtgtaaattattaaaatttatacaattctcctgtgaataaattattgtatctATTCTAGCCTCTTTGGTTGATATTTCTGCAATGTAATAccccaaattaatttttataatttcgtcAATTTATAGTTACTTTCATAACTCCAACTTcggctattttatttaatccacCAAACTATCCCAAAAAGATTATAAAACCAGATACGACccaaaagtttaaaaactaGTCCAAAACTACTTGAGGCCGCAAAAATTGGCACGTGACTCTAAGCGTAGATGAAAACAaacttgatttaattaatcttccTTTATGTcagtattattgtattattccCATACTCTTTGGATGATTTTTTTGCTAAGTAGTGGACCAAATTGATTTTCATAATTGtggttttaatgaaaacacaGTGTATAATTGTGATCtactttcaattttgttcaattaattaaataaaaacttttaaatcgcTATAACCTTAATAATTTGAACTTGGGCTACATTACATAATCCACAGAGTGATCCTAAGAAGATTATAAAACCTCAAGTGACTCAAAAGTTTAAAAGCTTGTTCAGAACAAGTTGAGACCGCAGAAATTGGCATGTGTCTCTAAGCTTGATTACAaacttgatttaattaattctcctATATGTCAATATTATTGAATCATTCCTATTCCCTTTGAATGATATTTTTGCTAAGTAATGGACCAAATCCACTTTCATAATTGTTATCTACTGTGAAGtttgttcaattaattaaataaaaaacttttgaatCGTGATAACCTTCATAACTTGAACTTGGACTACATTACACAATCCACAGAGCGATCCTAAGAAGATTATAAAACCACAAATGACCCAAAAGTTTAAAAGCCAGTCCAAAACTATGTTAGACCGCAGAAATAGGCACGTGTCTTTGTGCCACGTACAAATTGACGTTTCCCCGATGCGACTCGGTTCCTCGTTATTGGCAAAAGCCGGGAGCGACGACACGACTAATTGGGCTGATTACTCTTGGCTTCGCCAGTTTAATTGCTTCGGAATGGAGATGCGTTTTTTTCTGTCGTCGACGTTAAGTGCACGTCGTCGGACGCACAAAGATTTTCGTCGAATCTGATTAACTGAAGGAGCAATAGCTCGAATAAATCCACCGTTTCCTCAAGGACAATTTATGGCAATTTGATTTGTGTAAACAATcggaattatttgaaattgtcaCGCGAGCTAATCGATCACGTCCGAAAGTTCCAAGAACTTTTACGACTCAGAAAACTAATGATCCCTCAGACCAGAACTTCAACACAATAGATTTATGTCCTCGGGCCATTAATTCGtctttattgatattttttttattgggggGGTTCGCTAAACGGATGGTCTAAATATTACATGACTCTGTTTCGTTCCTGCTGAAAGCCTCGCAAGCTAACATCAAAACGACAACTAAGTGCAGCTTTTATCCAATTaaagttcataaaatattatgccTCGTGTCGATGTTTTCATAAATGTCACATTAAATGCAACACACTGGAATATTCAACTTTTTACTGTGAATTTAGGTTTTAATTATCCAGTCatacatacatttataatgAACTTTCCGTGGACCTTTGAACTTTACATTTCCaggtatattaaatatgttcagAAGTTGAGGGCCTGTTGTTTTTTCGTCGCACTAATTTACTGCTGAAACGTGATctctatttatttgtttaccttTCAGGGTTGCTCTTACCTAAGCCGGCGTTCTTCCAATTAAAACGTTTGGGAGCTTTGTTTGCTTAGctcaaattctttaattatttcgttTGTCGgaggaaaaataatattttgtttcaacaaGGAAGGGCGAAATTAGATGTTTTCGAAAGTGTCAGGAAAAATAATGAAGGCATTTGGTGATTGatgatgttattaaatttctgagcctgttaaataatttattttataaaaaaaatacgttttcattttttctcttTGTTTCAAAGCTTTAAGCATCTAGATGCAATGAACTCCAATAGTTCTATTACCGAGTGAAATAAGGTTAATTACATCAACGTAAAAACAACTACTGATCAGTTTTTAACGACACAAcgtgaaaacaattaaataaatatgacaaaaaaataGGTCAAAAAGCTAGTTCCAATTGCAGAAGACTATGCCACATGACCACAGATCAATATCAGCCGCCCGTCGGCTGCAGAATTGTCTCCGGAAAAGTGAGACCACCCcctaattacatatttataaaatcgcACAGACGTAAGCCGAAAAACGTGCGGCCGCTTAAGCCCCCGCTAATGGCCTCACCTGAGCTgcttccttttaattatgcgCTTCTCTTTCTGACGCTCGGTGGGCGACTCGGGGACAGGGGCGGGTCGCAAGGGCTGCGGCGGTATGTCGCCCTCTTCGTCGTAGTTGATCCAGTCGGTGCCTGATAAACTTGTCGTCGCTATTGTCACTTTGACGTCGCGGTCCACCGAGTCGAAGCGTTTGAAGTTGCCGGTCGTGTCCAAGAGTATGTCCGAGTCGGAATGGACCTTGAGGAAACAATAATGGGGTGTTAATTTAACTGTCAAGTTGCCGGGGGCGCAATTGATAAAACTTGCGAAGTGACAAGTTATGTGCAAAATTCGGGCATTAAGAAAGTGGGGGAAACTGTGACGGCcaactaaattctaaattgtcgctGACCTTTATTAGCAAACTTTGTACTTCGGGCCTCGAAATTAATGAGCGAAATAGTTTCTCCGCTGGCAGCTTTTTAAAAGTTGCCCAGTTTTATAATCCATTGCTTTAAGGAGGATAAGGGGAGCGAGGCTCGCAACACAGTTTATAAATCCGAAGATGAAAAAATATAGGGGTATATAAATTCCTTTGGAGTGCCTCACAATCCTCCCCTGTTATCCCGTGATGTAAAATATGTCACTTTCACATAACCCTACAGGCTTGTAActcatataaattccagccaagaggtttcatttaaaaatttacaaagcaCGTAATCAGTCACGCTGtcttaaatatcatattttggtTTGTACaagattttttatctttatttaagaaaagcAACTCATGTAAATCAATGTGGGCGGAAAATGATATATGAATGTACTTTGTGGGAAACTAGAATAAAGAAAAtgcaaagtttttaatattttaattttaatttataagcaaaaagtttttattacttattaagacaaacattaaattattaaattattatacactcattacacatattttattacccATTTTTTATGacttacttattattttgttatttggttttaaattattaaaaatatacttgcGAATTACTTACCAAATATCCGTTTGCGTTGTAAACTCCTTTCGATTTAGTTAGGCCAACTTTTTCCTCTCGTATGGACCATATCCACGTGGATATCCAAGACAAAACATTAATGGAGTgataaaatgcaaaaaatatcACCAAAATTACTGCTAGTAAACAAAGAATTGCTACAACCACTTGCATACTGTTGTATATCTGtaacaactaaaaattaactaattaaaaactttaaaaatcagtaaaattaaaattagcatgattttcattaaaaatattataaatctattttattttatgtattatatgttttcataaatattgaaatttattatttatattttataatggattaatattaaatattagtttttaatttttataagtggATTTACATATATATCTGAATCGTTATTAACTacttcagttttaataattgcaaTTCAATTCAGTGAATTTTGAAGAgatatttgtgttttttactCTAGAAATTCGTTAtgcatttcatattatttgatggaaacaaaataattctttattaacgttgataaataattattatttatttttaagcggATTTACAGAAATATTATGTATCGTTATTAACTACTTCAGTTttagttattgaaatttttatcttcAGATTATTCAAAGTACTCTCATTATTTacatgtttctttttttattcatgaaatttgtgatatttaatGGAGccaattaactatttatttttaaaataatattattgatgttacttttgaattattaatatttccatgTTTTTGTATAAGCTccttataaattcattaacttaattaatactagAAAATTATTCGATAACTATCTGTTTTTTTTTgcccttaaaatttatatataatttataatgttactTAATGAAAGTCGactaatttcttattttaaaataattttactaatgcatttttaattatttgtttttgtttgttctGTAGCTTCCCTAAAAGCCTTTTTGaacttcatttaataataatttgaattcgttattgttcattcatttttataaattgcaaaTCTGCATTTATATAActtgtatgtaattttatttattatttatattcatttgaaTGTgccattgaaatttatttatttttatatatggtCACTATCAAATAATcgttatttatctttaaaagtgGACTAAATGAGAGGTAAATTAATTCTTGGAATTTTAGTATTCACAGTGTTCcaggtatttttattaaagg is a window of Aethina tumida isolate Nest 87 chromosome 7, icAetTumi1.1, whole genome shotgun sequence DNA encoding:
- the LOC109603619 gene encoding uncharacterized protein LOC109603619, producing MPDGIVMSVASSDSAVIIVGAGAAGIAAASKLLNNNITNIQILEAEDRIGGRIFSVPVQDYYVDLGAESVHGKKGNAVYEMVEGSDLLEEELGENVLWMATDGEVDEDLRNHVLQFIDEFEDQIGSAQGQSTVGKEFLKRYNEIILEKYKNDPRRHKLAVAAIQLAENIINDYEGSYSWNDLAVPNNYQTLDGDLYQYWKGTGYRIILDILMGKKSFKDKIKLSTEVRTINYTDSKVLVKCSDNRIFVGDHVIVTVPLGVLKSKSINFVPELPEDKREAVERMDFGGVYKLILYFPEPWWDNGSSTFSFLWDESERLNIVKQFPEGPQHLLQIYNSMQVVVAILCLLAVILVIFFAFYHSINVLSWISTWIWSIREEKVGLTKSKGVYNANGYLVHSDSDILLDTTGNFKRFDSVDRDVKVTIATTSLSGTDWINYDEEGDIPPQPLRPAPVPESPTERQKEKRIIKRKQLSSEEPGCIEKTSISPIPRPVSSVNVATLASQSSFPVCLSPPPSPSAQSLNVTAPLPQHTTSVSSPALASSLSFKTNHAGKEGEVCATPAADEAETVPMALKRAISCDSVCSDTSVALGDLEDVNITGYLCIGLEYDSECFDLVVNVLEAKELQGVAQDGDVDSYVRVSLLPDTEATIQTRVYRCSNTPSYKERFLFTLNPREQNQKTLSFHVYTTDTHTHTLVGEGEIRLADIILRQPVTTWVTLTDTGQKGSEFGELMFSLSYLPTAERLTVVVVKARNLKFQNQNSGEPFVKVYLMQHGKKINKKKTTTKKNEKSPIFNEAMIFSVPSHTLSTIQLRLTVAETPKTENTKAYAIGHVIIGNQASGRSLSHWNQMLTALRKPVAMWHSLRK